Genomic window (Vibrio coralliirubri):
CCTGTCCTTATTCACTTGGTTTCTTACCTTCCTCCGAAGTCAATATAACCTTTCTCACATAACTCGAGCCTTGTTGTATTTTTGTTAAATATCACTTCAAGTTATCAATGGTTACTGGTAATAATGTCAATAGTGATTTTGATGTTGTTCTCTTTGAGCGAGTAATGACGGGTAGAGCCTGATTCAGGGAGCGATAATGAGTTCTGTAAGAAAGGTATTGGCAGCGGTTTTAAGCTGCTTGATGTTGTTATGGACTGGCAATGTAATGGCAAACGTTGCCAAAGTGTCGGTTTCACAAGTTGTTGACCATCCAGATCTGAATGCGACACGTCTAGGGCTTCTTGAAGGATTGAGAGCCAAGGGTTATGAACCCGGTAAGAACTTAGAATTCTCCTATGAAATGGCGAATGGTAACCCGGCTCAGGCAGCCAAGATTGCCAGAGAGCTCGTCAGTGAAAATCCTCATGTACTTGTTGGTATCGCGACACCGACTTCACAAGCTTTGGTTTCGGCAACCCGTTCGATACCGATCGTGTTTACCGCGGTAACCGATCCTATCGGCGCTAGGTTGGTCAAACAGCTAGAAAAGCCGGGCCGAAATGTCACGGGGCTTTCTGATCTCTCTCCAATCATTCAACATGTCTCTTTGATCAAAGAGCTTCTTCCTAAGGCAAGTTCAATCGGTGTGGTTTATAACCCTGCCGAAGCGAATGCCGTTGCGTTAGTTGGGTTATTGAGAAAGGCGACCCGAGATTTCGGTTATACGCTTCACACCGAAAAAGCGCTGACCGTTGACGATGTCGAAGCAAAAGCAGAATCCATTGCTAAGAAGTCTGATGTTATCTATGCCTTGACCGATAACACGGTTGCAAGTGGCATGGAGGGGCTGATAGACGCTGCAAACCAAGCTGGCACACCAGTGGTTGCAGGAGCAACGTCTTATGTCGGGAAGGGAGCGATTGCTGGTTTAGGTCTAGATTATTATGATGTTGGGGTTCAGACCGCGGATTATGTCGCAGCCATTCTGGAAGGACAGAAGCCGGGGAAGTTGAATGTCAAAACTGCGCAGAGTTCTCAACTGGTGGTCAACCTAGATGCTGCACGTGAGCTTGGCGTGACAGTGCCTCAATCTGTGATTGATCGTGCGGTCATTAGCCGCTGATGGCGCAATTCCAAATTTGATATCCCTTTCTCAAATGGGTGACTCAATTGATCATTTTGAGAGAAATCGACTTACTGTAAACAAAGTAGATCTACAAAACGTGATCTACTTTAACGGATGTTATTTTTCTCATTGTGGTCAATGAAATTTTTCATATCTTAAGCAAATTGAACATTGCTCGAGAACCGCTATGAAACCATTTATCTTTCATGCTCAAACTTCTGACTACTTCCACGAAAAAGATGGTGTATTAACCGTAACATTATTGTCTGAACGCAATGACTGGAATAAGGTTCAGTTGAGGCATGAGCCAGATAACGAAGAGTATCTGCTCGATATGACAAAGGTGGGTACACAAGGTCGGTTGACGCTTTGGCAGGTCTCTTTTCCTGTTAATACAGACAGAAGTGTTACTCACTATGCGTTCAAGCTTGTCGATTCAAAGGGGCAATACTGGCTGGATGCGAAAGGCGTTCACAGCCGTGTTTCGAGTCGCGAATTTCACTTTAAATTTAATAGCCAACATCAGCCACCAGAGTGGGTGTCAGAGCAAGTCTTCTATCAAATCTTCCCTGAACGTTTTTGTAACGGAAACCCGAGCATTAGTGTCAAAGCTGGGGAATATCGCCTAAAAGAAAACACCTTAGATGTTGTGGTGAAAGAGTGGGGCGACTCTGTAGAAGGACACAATGGAACGGGGGCTGCGGAGTTCTTCGGTGGTGACCTCGCAGGCATTCATAACAAGTTAGATTATCTACAAGATCTAGGCATCACCGCGCTGTATCTCAATCCAATTTTTCAGTCGCCTAGTAATCATAAATACGACACAACCGATTACTACAACATCGACTCGCACTTTGGAACCAATGACGAGTTCGCTGCACTTTCAAGTGACATCCACAAGCGTGATATGAGAGTCGTTCTGGATGCTGTGTTTAATCACACCTCTGTCGAGCATCCTTGGTTTGATAAGCTGAAAGTGACAGGCTCGGGTGCTTATGACCACCCAGGCTCGGCATTTCACGACTACTACTTTTTTGATCCTAACAACCCTCAACAATATGTCGGTTGGAAAGGGATCAGTTCGCTTCCAGTCTTAAACTTTTCTAACGCTTCTGTACGAGATTACATATATGAGTCGCAAGACTCTGTGATAAAGCATTGGTTGAAACCACCTTATAATGTCGATGGTTGGCGCTTTGATGTGATTCACATGTTAGGGGAGGGTGAGGGAGCGTATAACAATGCGCATTATGTAGAGGCGTTTCGGAATTCAGCAAAAGCAGAGAACCCTGAGGCCTACATCTTGGGAGAGCATTTCTTTGAGGCCACATCATGGCTACAGGGCGCACAAGAAGATGGGTCGATGAACTATTATGGTTTCGCTCACCCAGTTCGTGCGTTATTGGCGAAACAAGACATCGCGTACGAGCCGATTGACATTGATATGTTCGCTTTCTCTGATTGGTTAGCTGAAGCGAGAGCTAAGGTTCCTTGGTTGAACCAATTATCGCAGCTAAATCAATTGGACAGCCATGATACGGCTCGCTTACTGACGCTGTTAGGGGGCGACCAAGCTAAGCATAAGCTGGCTCTGACGTTGCTGTTTACCTATGTTGGAACTCCGTGTTTATACTACGGAACAGAAGTCGGTTTAGAAGGGGGGCAAGACCCAGATAACCGCAGGTGCTTCCCATGGGGAGATGAAGAGTCTTCGTCTTGGTTCCCATTCCATCAAGCGTTGATAAAACTAAGAACAGAACGTCGCAGCTTACAAAGTGGTGCGTACCTCGAGTTGTATTGTGACGCTGAGACATTAGTGTTTGCCCGTAGTCTCAAGGGTGAAAAAACACTGGTTGTGCTCAACCTATCCCAAGACGAAAAGGCGTTGTCTTTGCCTGTGTGGATGCTTGGACATGAGCAAGGAGAGCTGGTTAATTTGCAAGGCAAGGAGAAGAGCGTGCCGATTGCTAACGGTGCCATTGACATTCTTGTTCCAGCGATGCAAGCGAAGATTTTTGATGTGGTAAATCGTTGAATTTTAAAATGACTTAAACAATCTCATCTAACTCTGCTTCATGCAGGGTTAGTTTTATAAAAGGAATTGTCTGTTCAATACTTAGGCTCGATTCATATCAATTTACACTCTTTTACCTCGAGGAAAATGGCAATTAATGTAATAATATTAATGGGGTAAATGAAAATAGCTGAACGCTAAGAGCACATTATATGAAAGTAAATAGGCACTTTAGCCTAACCTTTGTCTTCGGGTTTCCCGCTGTGATCGCCGCAATGTTACTTGGCCTAATAGGAAAGAATCATTTTGATTTGGTGAAGAAAGACATCAGCAGCGAATTCCAACGTATTGAAGAGGTGTTCAAACGAACCACAAAGGTGGTGACAGCCCTAGACTACAGTTTCTCCAACTATTACAAATCAGGAAACCCTCTCTTTCTTGATCACAACAAACAAGTTGTGGATGGCCTTTGCCAAATTTGGCCGATCGACGTGTTACTTCTCGCTGATGGTAAAACCTCAGACATCCCTTCTGTCGATATCGACTATATGTTGGTCGGTGAAGAGTCCCTTTGTTCCGAAACCAGTGACAGCTACAAAAGTGCGTCTAAGAAGATTGCTCTTGCGCCAATTCTTTCATTCTTATCCCAACTCGATGAGTTCCATAACGGTGTGCACTTTATTGATACGCGTGGTTATGTGATCTCGTCGCCTGAAGGGTTTGCTAAGAAGCTGAGCAAGGAATTACTTTCAACCATAAAAAGTCGTCCCTATTGGCAAAAAACGGCCAACAATCCAGAACAGTTAACACTAACAGGCCCTGCTTATCGATTTGAGTCTCTAGACCGAATGATCAGTATGACGATCCCAGTGTTCCACCAAGGTGTGCATCAAGGGATGCTTTCGGTTGATATTGATGCTGACAAGCTGCTTGCAAACTCGAATGAGCATCTTGCAGGTCGGATCGATATCATTGATACCACTTTAGCGACCCCGGTAGATTCTGCGGCTTTTTATCACGAGATCAAACTGGATGGTGTCGCGTCTCACCATGCGATGTATTACGAGTTAGACATCACAAAAGAGGTTGAGCACTTTTTCGTCTACGAGAAAGACAGCCTTATTGTTGCCATCATTGTGTATCTGTTCTCAGTAACCATC
Coding sequences:
- a CDS encoding ABC transporter substrate-binding protein encodes the protein MSSVRKVLAAVLSCLMLLWTGNVMANVAKVSVSQVVDHPDLNATRLGLLEGLRAKGYEPGKNLEFSYEMANGNPAQAAKIARELVSENPHVLVGIATPTSQALVSATRSIPIVFTAVTDPIGARLVKQLEKPGRNVTGLSDLSPIIQHVSLIKELLPKASSIGVVYNPAEANAVALVGLLRKATRDFGYTLHTEKALTVDDVEAKAESIAKKSDVIYALTDNTVASGMEGLIDAANQAGTPVVAGATSYVGKGAIAGLGLDYYDVGVQTADYVAAILEGQKPGKLNVKTAQSSQLVVNLDAARELGVTVPQSVIDRAVISR
- the malZ gene encoding maltodextrin glucosidase encodes the protein MKPFIFHAQTSDYFHEKDGVLTVTLLSERNDWNKVQLRHEPDNEEYLLDMTKVGTQGRLTLWQVSFPVNTDRSVTHYAFKLVDSKGQYWLDAKGVHSRVSSREFHFKFNSQHQPPEWVSEQVFYQIFPERFCNGNPSISVKAGEYRLKENTLDVVVKEWGDSVEGHNGTGAAEFFGGDLAGIHNKLDYLQDLGITALYLNPIFQSPSNHKYDTTDYYNIDSHFGTNDEFAALSSDIHKRDMRVVLDAVFNHTSVEHPWFDKLKVTGSGAYDHPGSAFHDYYFFDPNNPQQYVGWKGISSLPVLNFSNASVRDYIYESQDSVIKHWLKPPYNVDGWRFDVIHMLGEGEGAYNNAHYVEAFRNSAKAENPEAYILGEHFFEATSWLQGAQEDGSMNYYGFAHPVRALLAKQDIAYEPIDIDMFAFSDWLAEARAKVPWLNQLSQLNQLDSHDTARLLTLLGGDQAKHKLALTLLFTYVGTPCLYYGTEVGLEGGQDPDNRRCFPWGDEESSSWFPFHQALIKLRTERRSLQSGAYLELYCDAETLVFARSLKGEKTLVVLNLSQDEKALSLPVWMLGHEQGELVNLQGKEKSVPIANGAIDILVPAMQAKIFDVVNR
- a CDS encoding GGDEF domain-containing protein, encoding MKVNRHFSLTFVFGFPAVIAAMLLGLIGKNHFDLVKKDISSEFQRIEEVFKRTTKVVTALDYSFSNYYKSGNPLFLDHNKQVVDGLCQIWPIDVLLLADGKTSDIPSVDIDYMLVGEESLCSETSDSYKSASKKIALAPILSFLSQLDEFHNGVHFIDTRGYVISSPEGFAKKLSKELLSTIKSRPYWQKTANNPEQLTLTGPAYRFESLDRMISMTIPVFHQGVHQGMLSVDIDADKLLANSNEHLAGRIDIIDTTLATPVDSAAFYHEIKLDGVASHHAMYYELDITKEVEHFFVYEKDSLIVAIIVYLFSVTIFFYVNSNIERGYFKDLAAKDPMTGLLNRRGLEAFWRSVEHDQLFALTVFDIDDFKSINDTYGHDKGDDVIRYMSRQISNSIRSSDVAARFGGEEFVVYMKGEDRETLMRTLERVKNAICSTSADIIPNGFTVSGGVCIVETEQSKLNFDEIFKYADEKLYVAKTTGKDRLEF